In Juglans regia cultivar Chandler chromosome 13, Walnut 2.0, whole genome shotgun sequence, the DNA window ctctctctctctctatctatctatatatatatttacagtaAATATACTTGTTTTGGTAACTTGACCAAAACACATTCCTTAAACTCTTTCAGAATGTTCTTCCCCATTTTTTCCCTTGTATCTATAGCACCAAGGGCCTTTTGTGAGACTTACCACACCCTTTGAAGGTAATAACTCCCTACTTATGGCCAAATGTGACTGGCAAAGATTCGTAACCTCAGGCACAAGGGAAGTTCCTATTGGATGGTCAAGGTGAGCAAAAGCCTCATGTGAACAAGACTCAGATAGGCACAACTTTAAGCAGGTAGAGGCTTAGGTAAAAGAAAGCTAGCAAATGAGGGAAGCGTCACTTTTAGGCAAGCAAAGGCAAGGCAAGGCAAGGCAACCAAAAAGTACTTGAAATTGACATTGGGCGAGCAAAGGTTAGACAGGTGATGTAAAAGGCAAGCAGGTACAAAAGTAAGCAAAGAAATTTGAGTGGGCAAAGGGTAAGTcggagttaaaaaaaaagtgtgttgCGAGCAAGACAAAGATATAATTTAAGATATCAGGAAATGTTCATCGCCCCAAAATCCGGCTTAGATGCGAAGTTCAAAAGTGAGTAAGGTGTGACCAGAAGGAACTTAGGAGTTCTCAGAAAATAAACGGGCGCTCTCATGACAATCCCAAACTCAAACGGTGACGTTTCTACAAGAAACACATGTAGGACAGAAGGATAACGAATTCGAATGTGCTCGATCATGCCCAGAAGCCTTCCACCATGCTGGCGACTTTCACAAGCGGCAAACTGAACTTCCTAACTCTTTGGCTGAACTCCTGTGACATGCAGAGCACATCCTCTCCATCCCTTCCATCCAAGGTACACCTGCACAGTGGAGGCTCGCCAATTCACCAGCCAACCTACATAAAGAACTATTACGTCCATGAAAGGTGGTTCTCCATATAAAAAGCACCATATCGCATAGTATCACTCTCAGACATTGATGTCTTTGAAAAACCTAGAAgctctcactcacacacacacacacacacacacacacacacacacacactctctctctctctctctctctctcgtcaaTTCTAATCTTCAAGAAAAGACGACACCCTTCCTCCGTGAGTTGAGCTCGTACTCTCATGCATTCGGACACTGAGACCTCATCAAGCCAAGGGAAGCCAAACCAGCAACGATCGGCTCAATGAAAACTCACTGCTAAGGTAAGTTCTTCTCCGTGATAATGCTAACAATAATAGTTAATGACTGTTAGTATGCTGTGTTATGACTTATTATGTTATTGCCTCGATTGTGAGATTTGTTTTTGTATGAATATGTTATCACTATGATTTACAAGTTGGTTTGCTAAAAAggttgatattattatttaaaaatgctTATTCTAGTTATAAGAGGATTTATGGGTATGTGAGTGAATAATGACCGCAAGCCGAGGAGGGGTATTATCTCGATGAAGCTTCTTTTGTTACTCGGGAGTGTCTAAGAATTGAGTGACGTTCCTTGGATTGTTGTCAGGTGACAACAAGTAAGGCGAGATGTTAACACTCTTAGGTCGAAATTGTGGCCTCTTGGCTGGGAGAGGTTAGAGGTCACCATGGTCAAGTATGAGGCACGAAGCCAGACGTTGTAGTATCATGAAGGGAGCTAGGGTATATGTACGGTCATTCAAGGGGAGGTGGTGGTGCACACGTTAATAATTGGGAGATGGTTTGGTAAGAGGGTTTTCATGCCGTTGAATGGGTCTGGGGTCCTTGGATTAAATTCTTGTATGATGATTTGGGCATTGGATGTTCGGTATCTTTTTATGTGAGATATTTATACTTTAATTACATGGAGGCTTTCACCTTGGTACATATGAGTTTCTTCTTAATTACTTTTATGTTCCTATTGTCATATTTATCGCCATTTACATTTATTCTTAGTTTTGTCCTTAGCTACAATTTACTGGGattttctcgaaatctcaccgTAGTAGTCCCACTATGGTTTCGCTTCTCAAAACCGTAGGGTTTAATGCAGATGTCAAAAATGAGGATGGTTATGAGCAAGAGGAACCAGAGTAACCTGAAGAGTAGTATGGTGGTCTATCCCCGTTCGCAATATTGATTGTTCTATAGTATTAGGATATTTATTTCAAGTTGggtgagaaaaaaattatgatctgTAATATTCTAATTGTGGTAATGACGTGACTTATGgatattttgatgaattaaatgtatttttctaGTACTGATATTTCTAGATACGACATGTATACTAAACCTTTCCACTGCAATTATTTCTTTCACGTATGCTGAGGATGCAATCACAGAATACATGCATCCCAAGGTCACGACCTACTCCGCCAAATCCTAAGTGGAGATCAGGGGCGTCAcacctttcctttcctttctttgtataatcttctttttaataaaataataacatgtaatgaATGCCTTCTTGCATTTAGCTTAATTGTAGTTAGGAAGTAGttgtagaaaatgaaaatagtgTGCAAGAGTAAAGAAGCTACCTTCTAAAAAGCACTTCCCCCATTTTTTGGTAGCATCTCCTAAATCTACAAATATTATCTAATCTGTACAGCAGGTGAACTACCCTTATATAGCATCATCAAATCGCTAAGAAATTCTAGGAATGAAATGGAGCCAGATTCTCATATGTATGATCATGACTTGCAGAGGTTGTCCACAAAGAGGTTTGTCCCCACTGATCACTAGGATAGCCTAGAAATTAAtgtatttgatatttttcttgccaagtttcctaaaaagaaaactgaaatgGCAGTGAAAGAATGTCGGAAATTTTGTAGTTAATGATATTAATGTTTGATTAGCTGTAAAACGAAATTTAGCCACAAGAAGCATAGGAAAAGATAGttgaaaatcttcaaaacaagTCCGTTTACTGAATCTAGTGCTGTATAACGTGCGGCATTTAGACTCGTTGGTGAATCATTCTGGAAAGGTCCAGACtggtttctatttattttacaagAATTTTCAGGGAGCCTGATTACTCTATTAatacacatctctctctctctctctctctctctctctctctctcatacgaCCGCATTGTAAACTGCCTTTAATTTCCAAGTTGACATGATTGTTAGGCCATCAGGATGGAGTGAAATTTTAACTTGATATTGtcctccatgcatgcatgcttaaaCTTTGTCAGGTTGATAGGCAAAGTTGCAGTTATAACTGGCGGTGCAAGAGGAATTGGAGCTGCCACAGCAAAATTGTTTGCACAAAGTGGTGCCTATGTTATAATTGCTGACATACTCGACGAGCTTGGGGCAAAACTAGCCAATTTAATAGGAGGCCGATACATACACTGCAACGTGGCAAAGGAAGCCGACGTGGAATCAGCAATCCAACTGGCACTGACTTGGAAAGGCCGACTAGATATCATGTTCAACAATGCCGGGATTGCAGGCCCTGGGGGAAGCATCACCAATCTTGACATGGAGCAGGTCAAGAGTCTGCTCTCAGTTAATCTGCATGGAGTTTTGCACGGAATGAAACATGCTGCACAAGCAATGATCAAATGCCAAAATGGAGGGAGCATCATATGCACATCGAGTTCGGCAGCCATCATGGGAGGATTATCCGGACACGCCTATACATTGTCGAAGGTGGCGATCATTGGATTGATGAGAAGTGCTGCATGTGAGTTGGGGGCGCATGGAATTCGAGTGAACTGCATTTCCCCACATGGAGTTCCTTCAGAGATGCTTGTCAGTAGCTTTAGAGAGTTTCTTGGGGATGTAAGGCCTGATGAAGTTAGTAGGATTGTGGGTGAGACGGGGAGTTTATTGCGTGGAAGAGGTGCAAGCACAGAAGACGTCGCTCGAGCTGCACTTTTCCTGGCTAGTGGGGATGCTGGTTTCATCACAGCACATAATCTTGTTCTTGATGGGGGATATACTTCTGCTAGCAGTAACATGAGTTTCATATACAAATacgaagaaaaagagaaacgcAAATAGATAAACTGAAAAAGGCACGAATTTGATCTCATGTTATGAGATTCTATCGTTTTCGCCTACTAATTCCGACCCACCATAATTAAATGGACAGACAAGATTCAAGAAGGCAGGCTAGCTAGCTTTAGTACAGAATGTTTACTAGTGGTAATAAGTGGCATGGATGACATTGGCATCCATTGTTTatgctatttatatatatctgatGATGTTTCCATATcagtcttttgttttttaaactattttaatacCTTAGCAACAGGAGAAAGGAAGTGATGGGCGTGTTAATCACTCACATAGATGCCCAATCGTAAGCTAGCAGTGTGCTTTCCCTAGGTGGTTTCCAAGAAGATAGGGTTTTTGTTCCAGTTTCATGTGAAGTTCTTTCCTATGACGGTTCCAGGAAAAGGagaaaactacaaaatcaaGAAATGGAAGACACAACCTTCTGCCTTAACAATCGAAAATGTTTTTAAGATGCTAAAATCCTTGTGATTGCAATTTGGAttagttgataaaatatattcaagtaaataaaatatggcaccaaccaaaaataacatttaaaacTGCCGCcttaaaaatgctaaaatgttacaAAATGGAAATATTCAACAAGAGAACTTGCAAGTAGTAAACTTATGATCTTGTTAGAGAGAGCATTGAAAATGACGGTAATCCGCATAAATTGTATCTTAAATCTTGTACAAAACTGTCTCCCAACAAGCAAAATACCAACACTCACTCCAGAAATAATGACTAAAACAACTAAtgagcaacaaaaaaaaaagctcgcTTTCAATAAAGCTCCAAGCTCCATTCTAAACTTCATAAGCTCAAAATCTAGATCTTGATGTTGAAGTAATCCGAGTCAAAGTGATGCAATCGTACATAACCATCTTCGCCGCCGCTTGAGAAACtattgagaaatatatatatatatatatatatatatcaattgcGTAAGAGCGacaaaattaaaattgcaaGTCCACACAGCATGCAATTTAAATTACTACAAGATTCCGTCACATAGGAAAATATTGATCTAAACAGATTACAAAGAGCTGTAAGTGTAGACTAATAAAAGTACTATCAGGATAAATAGAATACGCCTTGATTTCAAGTGAGCAATTGCATAGAGCTGATTTCAATGaacagttaaaaaataaagcagCAAAATGGGAAAGACTGAAGTCATTAACAAACTAAAGTGGATGAAAAACTCAATAGATGGATGCATGCCATTTCTCATAGAAATGAAACTGAGAATATGATTTAATTCCAATTCCTTCACTAGTGAGCCAAAACTACCATCCACGACCATCTCTTCCATTGATGATTCCAGTATAACAACCAACAAACCATTACCGACTTCAATTAACCTCCAACAGCCTAcgtgtaacgtcccaatggaaggctcaaaccacatggcctatactccaaaaagactagtcaatgatacaattggagtcccattggaactttataaagagcaagaacttctcattcccaagtaatgtgtgatcccatacaccacctactcttatctatatatcatatggggtatcacaatctaccccccttaaattcccgacgttcTCGTCGgacctgtccattgtaggtggcacggctcaagtcccacatttctggttgggataggctctgataccatttgtaacgccacaatagaaggcccaaaccacatggcctatactccaaaaggactagtcaatgatacaattggagtcccattggaaccttataaagagcaagaacttctccttacCAAGCAATGTGTgatcccatacaccacatacccttatccatatcatatggggtatcacactaCGTTATCCCCCAGTTAAGACCTTAACAAGCTAATAATTGTCTGGCCCCGTTCAGATAGACAGTTGGtccatcttaacatccaaacactactcaaacataaacatttttcaatttctctctcatactttttcatctaatcattacaatttttccaaactttcatataaaacacaaaaacaattcaattttttcaaatcacaaaacaaaaattatattaaaaagtatattttaataatattttaattttataatatttttattcaactttttctctcatttcccaaaactcaataaaaatcttaagttaaactatttcaatattattcataaaccatcttactactattcacagatttctcatctcatctcatctgagtATCCAGACAATGCCTAAACAGCCCAACTCATCAAATATCATCATAAGTTTCTACACCAATATCCCAGCAtctaaacataaaattatttacgttaaagaaagaaattatggccttttttcattaaataatgtTTCTATCTGGTCCTAATCTTCCAAATGCAGTTATGaccttcccaaaaaaaaaaaaaaatcttctaaatgCAGTAGCATCACCCTTCaaactcaacatttttcaatGTACTCCATGCGTCTTTAGCCATTAAAACCAAGTTAATGAAATTAGTCACATACAAATGATATAATCCTTCAAACAATTATAAATCTCTAACTAAAGCTAAAAAAGAGCTTAGcaagtaaatttaaaaactttacTCGCATTTATATAGTGAATGGCTTCGGATGCATATTCTTTTCTGGGCCAAGGGCATGACAAGGATCAATTGCTGAACAATTTAGAATAATTTTCTAAAGAGAACATAGAAACTATACCTTTTCCCGTCTGGGTTGAAAGCCAATGCATTTATCGGTCCAAAATGTCCTTTCACACCTCCAATTTCTTCTTGAAGAATCTAAGcaaattaaaatgaaaggaCGTCACATACTGAGGAAACTAAAGCAGCCAGACCTATATTTTACTGAAGAATGATTTACCCTGTCAAAGAATTTGGCCTCAAATTTCCCAGCACGATGATCAGTCGTTGTGACATGTGATGCATCTTGACCACCTCCAAGAACCACCTAGAAAGTACCAAAAATATTTGAGTTGATCAAATGATATATAtgcctaaataaaaaattaggtgAACTTTTAACTCAGTGGGACTGGgactttaaattgaaatttcaatatTAGGTTGCCTATTTCGACAAGGGCCATTAATTGGGATGGAAATGCATGTAAAATGCAGCATATACCCTGTCATAGTTGTTTTCCATAAGGGGCATTTTagtcattttatattttttccatcaGAGTTAATGACTATTTTTTCAAAGGATTCAAGTTGCAATAAGTCAAAGTGTCATTCATCCCAAGAAATATAAATGAATCAAGCAAAAGGAATGGCTTAAAATGTATAGGAACTTATAATGACTCAAAGTGTCATTCATCCCATAGAATTAAACTTGTTTTCCATAATTGCTGAAGTAATTAATGCTTCAAAGCTAGAAAACATTTTGACACTGATAGTAAAGTTCCCTTTCCTCACCCCTCCCAACATTGTACAAAAGTTCCCTTTTCATATGTATGCACACAGTTGCCTTGAACCATGACAACAACCTACACTAGGTTAATGACTCATACCCCTATACAATCAAGTGACAAAGAGACTTCACCTCAGAGTACCATAAACTCATTTGGATCTGAAGAATTAAAGATTAAATTTTACCTAGcgtcaaaattcaaaatctctcaATAGTTAAATCTTCAGAGTTATCTTAAAATGCCATAAAACCAGTTCCATTACCCAAATGACATGATTTAAACCCAAGGTCgaagttcaaaattttattttcaaacttccCCTAGACCATATAATGACAGGTTCAATCATACTCCATCGAATTGAAAACAAACTTGAAAACTCAACTGAACAATTGGATATGTCAATTTTGTATAGAAACCATAGGTATACAGTGTCACAGTTGCAGAGTGGTTTAAGCTTGTCCTTGTAACAAGCccttagaattttttttgtttttgtttttttttttttttgggggggggggggttgttcCCTGAAATGAAACTAAAGCTAGTACAAAACCAATCTAGGTGGACCAGAAGTTCGTTTGATCTATCTGCCACCACAATCTATATCCTCAAAACGAATTCTATATCTAGAAAAATGGAGAACGGAATTGATGGTATTACATGCTCAAATCCAATCTATTTAAAAGCTGATGCATATACATTCAAATTGCATATCAGTTCTAGGCTCTGATCTGAGAACAAAGCACTCTCTCGACACCTTTCCTTCAAAAAGGTCTATAGGATACCATACCCATAAAAATGAGCCGCCGCCCTTTCTAAACATAAACATCCAAGAGACCCTAGATGAGCATCCTTGATATAGTATTGCACCTTTAGTGACAGCATACAGCCTCAATTCAAAAGTGTGAAGGAAAAGAATAAATGAGATCATTATTACCATGAAACCTGAGAAAGGAGAAAGTGATTCTGtacaagaaaaatccaaatacTTCAGATGGTTTAGAATCCAAGGACtaaattttgtgaaatatttagGAGCCTCTAAAAAAGGCTGCACTTATTGAGCAAAGCTTTTCTGGACCCTCAATCAGTGTGTGTGTGATATGATGCTACCTATCATTATGCCTAACCAAAAAAATGACAAGCAGTAACATCTTTGCATTCCCCTCGAAATTCAACAtcttaaactcaatttagaccACTACAAGACATAGATTCTTCGCTTAAAGCCGCTAATgtctttttatacttttatttcggtttcttttattttctacaagGATAAGTAGGACTTTCATGCACTACCATCTAAATTGACCAGGTTGCTTTATCcaagttaaaattttattcaaacacCTGAATTCCAGCcaaatcaaatcacattcaAAATGATTTTGTAGGTAATAAGTGCTACTAAACCTTTCCCCTTCACAATCAAAATAAAGCTTAATACAGTCTGCTTTGGCAATGAAATAACTGATTGGAACATTTATAATAAACcatgtaaaatataaactaaaacCTCTAGGAGCACCAAGTGAAGAGGGATTAATGGGAAAGAATGCACATTTCCTAGATAAAAggtaacataaaaatataattaatctacATTGGCTCTCTATCAACCTAAGATATTCATGtacattgtaaaaaaaatgtattcataTAGGTTGGTTATCGAACCATCCCCAAAATTACATCGAACCTGATCATATCAAGCACGATCAAATCCACAAGGAGTCTCCCATGAATTTCTAATGGTCAGTTTCAAAGCACATAATTGCAAATGATACACTCCCATGGGTGTAGCAATGAATAATGAACATTTAAGCATCTCAGGTATTCTCCCATCCAAACAGGCATTGGAACAAGAAGTGAGCGCTATGATGATACAAGAAGCTTAAGGGCACATAGAGTTGAAGGATAAAATCTTGGTGGGTCCAGCTAAGATAAAAGCTATAGTGGGGAAATGAAGCTAGAAGCTTCCCTTCCTGGGACACACTTGGAACAACAAAGAGAAGTTTGTAGGGTTTTCTAGTATTGGTACTCTAATAACAAAGTTATCCCAGAAGTAGTTAGTATGGATCAACACTTGTGTGAAGAGCTTCCAGAAGTTGAATAAGAGACTTGTGACAGCAGCAGTTCTCACAACACCCACAAGTACCagcgtatttttttttatttacagtGAAGCACAAATGACTGGGTTGTGTATGATTGcacttttatttatagaaaactgTTTTGATTAGTCTAGTATAGAAGCTTATTCATGGAGAGCCCATTTGaaattatcaaaaaacaaaTGGATGGCCCATTTGATGAATCCCCATATTATGAAGATTGCGAATGAACGAATTGAAAGTAGGCTTCCACATATGTGATATGTATAAGTAATGAGtatatatgttaatgatgaatgaaaaataaggaaaggggaaaaaagaaattaaagaggaAAAAGTAAGAAAGGAAAGTGAGCAACTATTTGACTGAATTCAGGTATGCTAGGTTTTCTAACTGAGCCATTTGACTATTAAGGATTTATTGTACCAGAGGTCGAGGGGCAGATGGCAATGCTAGGAATAATGCACAAAGTTTATTGAGT includes these proteins:
- the LOC108997141 gene encoding short-chain dehydrogenase reductase ATA1, with the protein product MEPDSHMYDHDLQRLSTKRLIGKVAVITGGARGIGAATAKLFAQSGAYVIIADILDELGAKLANLIGGRYIHCNVAKEADVESAIQLALTWKGRLDIMFNNAGIAGPGGSITNLDMEQVKSLLSVNLHGVLHGMKHAAQAMIKCQNGGSIICTSSSAAIMGGLSGHAYTLSKVAIIGLMRSAACELGAHGIRVNCISPHGVPSEMLVSSFREFLGDVRPDEVSRIVGETGSLLRGRGASTEDVARAALFLASGDAGFITAHNLVLDGGYTSASSNMSFIYKYEEKEKRK